The genomic window AAACATAATAAAAAGCTAGTCACTTGCGCGAGCGGCTCTAACCAAGTGACTCGATTGGAGATGGCATATAGCCGGTACATGGCAATTTGATTGGTAAAATAGACCTTGAGCCCCATACTCAAAATAATCCCAACCAATTGAAAATATTCTACATTAAGATGCAATTTGTGCTTGATATAGGGTAAAACTAAGCCCCATGTCAGTAGTACCATAGCGATCAAGCTGTAGCGGAATATATTGGTGATATCCACATCTTGCTTGGTCTGGGAGTAGGTCACCACCATAGAGGAGCGAAATCCCGTCATTAGGATTAGCGACAGTGAGATAATGTCGATCACTGTGTGATAGAGCGCTAGATCGGCTTTGGCAACCCATTGTGCTAGCCAGAGTTTAAATAGAAACCCCACAGAAATACTGGCGAGTGATGCCCAGAACCCCGCAATAATTGCCTGCTTAACCCGTTGAAGTGAGGTGCTTTCCATTATCAAAATCCAGCGTTAGTCTACGGTCATTATCGGGATGCTATGAATTCAATTAAGATTTTGCCTTAGTCGCATGAGTATTTTTAGGTGACACTTATCTTGTTCTGTTCAATATCTTTTCACCCTACATGAGTCTAGCATTTAGCCAATTTACGACCAATAGCCAGATAGTAAAGATATGATAAATATCAATATGTTGCTTTATTGTAAGTTAGAACGTTATTGAGTGAGGACTGGGGTGATAAATTGTCTTACAGACAATGTTTTTTGATAGATCAAAGCAGTATTAGGAAGTACAACTACGCCCAGATAAGAACTGGGCGTAGTTGTAAAAGTGTCAGTTATAAATACCATTTTGCCATGCGAAGTTAATCGGTAATGATATTGACTATATCGAGAATTTGACGGCTTTTTTCATCTAACTTAATAATAGAATCTTCGACTTGAATGCTGATCCGGCCATCTTTATCTAAAGGAACGACAATACGGCCGCGGTCATAGATGTCATAGTCAAGCACATCGCCACGGCGAAGTTTTTTCTGCCAACCCGGTGGTAGTGGCTCTCCTCGCTCAACTTTTTTCTGTAATCCTGGTGGTAAGTCTTTGTCTTTTTTAACTTGATCATTGTCAGGTTTAGCAAAGGCTAACATGGGGGCCATTAGGCTGAATGTGAGGCCTGTGATAATCACTAAGGTTAATTTATTCATCTATGCTCCTAAAAGCGTTTAGTTGATACAGTGACAATAGTTTAGCTTAAATGAACCTTAGCTGAACGTACTATGTCATCGGGTTTATTGACGGGTTAACATGAGTACCGCTTGCCATTGTTCGGCCGTGACGGGTTGAATACTGAGCCGAGATCCCTTAGAGACTAAATACATATCCGATAGTTGTGGCAGGCTTTTTATCAGACTTAAGGGAATAATATCATTAAATTTTTCGACAAAACGAATGTCGACCCTTAGCCATCTTGGTTTAGCGGGATCTGACTTAGGGTCGAAATATTTTGAGTCGGGATCAAAGGCGCTACTGTCGGGATAGGCCTGTGTCACGACTTCGGCAATCCCCACAATTCCGGGGACTTTGCAGCTTGAGTGATAAAAAAACACTTTGTCGCCAATTTGCATGGCGTCACGCATAAAATTACGCGCCTGATAGTTGCGAATGCCAAACCAAGCTTCGGTCTGGTTCGGGCAAGCCTTAAGATCATCGATGCTGAATTCATCGGGCTCTGATTTCATAAGCCAATAGTTCATCTTGTTTCCTTACTGCTCATTTCTGTTAATTGCTTTAATGCCCTTGAGTTTAACTTAATCTTTCCTCATCCCCTAGTTAACCACCTGTTATGGCTATTGTTGATTTGATTAAGTTGCTGTTCAGATAGCGCGGCTTACCCTGTAGGCATCAATGATGTTTGGTATGCCTTATGCAGCTTTCAGTGCATTAGGCAAAGCGTCAATTTCGAGCGTGTTCACTGGCTCTTTGATAACCCAAATCAGTGGGGTGCACTATATGGTAACTTCAACAATGTCGACAACTTCAACCATGACGTCTGACTGTGGTTTGTACACTAAATATCTCAAAGATCTCACCGCAGGTGACGTGAGTTTACACCATGATCGCATGTTGGAATTCATCAACGATTTGACCACCCAAGGCTGGTTGTTAGCGAATTTCACCTGGGATTATTGGTACAATAACAGCTACTTAGTCGACAAGCCTGCCTATATTCGCGATGCAAGCATTGCCCAATGCAAGTTGCTGTTGACCGCAATGACGCGCTTAGAAGTCTTTAGCCCCGGCGTGTTAGAAAATATGCGTCGTCAAGGTATTTTGCTGGCGATTGTTGAACGGCTCCAAAGTTTGAATGTATCTAAATCTGATACACATTTTGAATTTATAAGTCGTTAAACCTATGGCGAATGACTTGCCATATTCTTTAGTCTAATAAGGCGTTTTTTTACTTGTGACCTAATCCGTGGATTGGTTAGTTTGGAGTTCGCTAACCATAATAATAAATGCACGGAGGCCTAAATGTCTGTTTCAACTCGCCAAGCAAGCGATTCCCTCAAGCCCGCCCCACTCAAATACAGCGAGTTTCGGGGGGGAACAACCCCCGAACTCGTTGATAAAACCATAGGCCAATATCTGGATGATATTGCTAAAGCTTATCCCGACCAGCTCGCTGTCGTGGTTCATCATCAAGATGTTCGCTGGAATTATCGTCAGTATCTTGCGCAAATCGACTCGCTTGCCACAGGATTATTAAAACTCGGTATTAAGTCTGGTGATAGGGTGGGGATTTGGTCGCCTAACAATATTGAATGGTGCCTAACCCAATATGCGACCGCTAAAATTGGCGCCATTATGGTATGTATTAACCCTGCTTATCGCCCTGAAGAATTGCAGTATGCCTTAACCAATGTGGGGTGCCGCGCCCTGATTTGTGCCGATAGGTTTAAGTCCAGCAATTATCTTGAGATGTTATACCAATTGGCGCCCGAGTTAACGACTTGCCCTGCAGGTAAATTACAAGCCAAAGCCGTACCTGAGCTTGAGTTTGTGATCCGTATGGGCGCTGAAAAATCCGTCGGTATGTTGAATTTTGATGACTTGATCGTTGATGTGACCGCCGCTGACAGGATAATGCTCAAGAGTATTGCTAAGGAATTAAGCCCCTTTGATGCCATTAATATCCAGTTTACCTCTGGCACCACGGGTAGCCCGAAAGGTGCGACCCTATCTCACCATAACATTTTGAATAATGGTTATTTAGTCGCAGAGGCGATGAAATTTACCTGTCACGATAAACTCTGTATTCCGGTTCCCTTATACCATTGTTTTGGCATGGTGCTTGGTAATTTAGTGTGTTTAGCGAAAGGCGCTGCGGCAGTATTTCCAGGGGAGTCCTTCGATCCGCTCACAACCTTGCAAGTTGTTGAAAATGAGCGCTGCACAGCTTTGCATGGTGTTCCAACCATGTTTATTGCCGAACTTGAACACCCTGAGTTTGCGCGTTTTGATTTGCGTTCACTGCGAACCGGTGTCATGGCGGGGGCAACTTGCCCAGAGGAGGTGATGCGCCGGGTACAAAACCTGATGTATATGCAGGAGGTACTTATTGGCTACGGTCAAACTGAATGTAGCCCGCTTAACCACATCACTGAGATTGATTCCCCCGTCGAAAAGCGGGTATTGACTGTGGGGCGAGCATTACCCCACACCGAAGTGAAAATCGTTGATGAATTTGGTGAGGTGTTGCCGATTAATCAACCCGGTGAAGTCTGCAGTCGCGGTTATTGCATTATGCAGTGTTATTGGAACGACCCCGACAAAACGGCGGCAACCATTGACAGTGAGGGTTGGCTGCATTCGGGCGATATTGGCCAAATGGATGAGCAAGGCTATGTGCAAATTGTTGGCCGAATTAAAGATATGATTATTCGCGGTGGCGAGAATATCTATCCCCGTGAAATCGAAGAGAAGCTCTATACCCATAAAGATGTGCAGGATGCGGCGGTCTTTGGGGTACAAAGCGATAAGTACGGTGAAGAAGTCTGTGCTTGGATCAAAGTTCGCTCGGGAGCTTCGATTTCAGAGGCGGATATTCGGCATTTTCTTACCGAGAAGTTTGCCTACTTTAAGGTGCCGCGCTATATCAAATTTGTGGAGCAGTATCCTATGACTGTCACAGGTAAAATTCAAAAATTCAAAATGCGCGAGCTTATGTATCAAGAACTGCATCAAGATATTAATGGCTAAACGCTACTGTGTTTAGCCTGATACTATTTTGTTAGTGCCTTCCTCAAGCCGCACCATGCGGCTTGATTTCTATCATTTGTCATAAATCTTCACTTTTCCATAGTGACTTCAGGCATATACTAAACGAGGATGTAGTATTTTACGGCGTTAACGGTTATTTAAAGTAGATAGTTCCATTATGGTCAAGGAGTCAATATGGTCAGATGGTGTGTAGCACTCCTTTGTCAGGCCTTGTTTTTCATTGGCTTGTCGATGACTCCCGCTAGGGCTGACACCTTAGTACTGACTTCTTTACTTTGGCCCCCTTATTCCGGACAACAATTAGCGCAGCAGGGCGCGAGTATTGCGGTTACCCGTGCGGCACTCAAAGTGATGGGGCACGAGTTGAAAGTGGACTTTTACCCTTGGAGCCGCGCGGTTAAATTGGCCTCTATGCCTAGCGGCGATTACCAAGGTTATTTGCCTGAATACTACTATGATACTGAAAAATTTGTATTTTCTAGCTCCATTGGTACTAGCCCATTAGGATTGGTCGAACAAACATCCCATCCCATCAGTTGGCATTATGTGGCAGATCTTAATCGCTACACTTTAGGTGTCGTGAAAGATTATGTGAATACTGATGTGCTCGATAGCATGATTGTATCGGGTGCCCAAGCCGTAGAAGCCGTCACTTCGGATGAACATAATATTAAAAAGGTGGCCGCAGGCCGTATTGATGCAGCGGTAATAGATGTGAATGTGTTGCAATATTTATTGAAACAGAAAACCCTGCAGCCACTGGCTGATAAGCTTCAAATTAATCGACAGCTTCTCGCAAATAAGCAGCTTTATATAGCCTTTAGAAACAATGATGAAGGCCGTCGTTGGCGGGACATAGTCGATCGCGGGCTAGCACAAATTGATGCCGAAGCCTTAGCCAATGATCTGCTCTACCATGATGACGCTGTTACTGAATAGTTCCTGTCATACAGCTGTCGTAATTTGCCATTAGCATCAGTTTAACGGTATGAGTCATTGCTCATCTCACTATTCTGGATGATATGGATAAACTTCCCTTTGAGTTAGATACACTGCAACAACTTATTGATACTCATCATCTTAAGTTGCAGTACCAAATCCTCGCTGACATTCCCTTTCGAAATGAGCATTTCCCCCTTTATAGCGTTGAACTTGGGGTGATTGCCGAGCCTTGTCCAACTGTGCTGTTTGTTGGTGGTGTACACGGTGTCGAGCGCATTGGTGCTCAGGTGATATTGGCACTGCTGAACAGCTTGCTGCAACGCCTTGTATGGGATAAACATTTACAGCAACTGTTGAGCGGAATTCGGCTCGCCTTTGTCCCCGTGGTCAACCCTGTTGGTTTGTTTCTGGGAACTCGAGGTAATGGCAATCAAGTGGATTTGATGCGCAATGCCCCGATAGACTCCGCTGAAAAAGTGTCTTTTATGGTTGGGGGCCAGCGTTTATCCCCCCGTCTGCCATGGTTTCGAGGCATTGGTGGTATGGAGCTTGAGACCGCAGGTGTGGTTGCCTATGTACAGCAACTACTCAAGCGCAGTACGAGTCTGATTTCATTAGATGCCCATTCGGGTTTCGGCTTGACCGATCATATTTGGTTTCCTTATGCCCATACCCGCGCCGCCTTTGAAAATGCCCATTTTATCTTTCATCTTAAGCAATTGTTTGAAATAAGTTATCCCCATCATGGCCATTATCGATTAGCGCCGCAGAGTCAATTTTATCGCACCCACGGTGACATTTGGGATTATCTCTATTGCCAGCATCAGGGTGAGATGTCGAACGCGGCAGTGCCCTTTTTGCCCTTGACTCTTGAAATGGGATCTTGGGCATGGATAAAGAAAAACCCAAGGCAGATTTTTAATTTTGCAGGTTTTTTTAACCCGCAGAAAACCCATCGTCACCACAGGATTTTGCGCAGGCACACAGTGCTGATGCAATTTTTAATGGAGGCGGCCTATGCTAAAGAATTAGAGCAATTATCGTCTGAGCGTTTAGCCGAATTGGCCCAGAGCGCACAGCATTTTTGGTATCGGGAGGCTAAGTCATGACGACTTGGGTGTTATTACGCGGCTTAATGCGAGATCAGCGCCATTGGCATGGCTTTGATCAGCGGCTTCGGCAGAAGGGATTGAGAGTCTTAACCCCCGATCTCCCCGGAAATGGCCGCCTTACACATATTACGAGTCCGCTGAACATCGCCGACTATGCCGCGGCGGTCTGGCAGCAAATTGACGAGCATTGCAGTGAGGCTGAACCTTTTTATCTGCTCGGTTTATCCATGGGCGGCATGCTAGCAATGGAGATGGCTCGCCAAAGGCCATGGCAGATAAAACAGGTATTTATCCTTAATAGTAGCGCTGCTAATTTATCAACTTGGTTTCAAAGATTTAATCCAATTCATGCAGTTAAAGCTATTTTTTTGAGAAAAAAAGGCAAAGATTTAAATGCGATAGAATCGAGCATTGTGCGTTTGACCAGTTTTCGCCACCGCAATGATAGGCAGCTTATTGCCCATTGGAGTCAGTTGCGTAGGGCATCTTGCCCTAGTTTGAGTAACACATGGCGCCAGCTTTGGGCGGCATTGATATATCAGTGCCCAGCCACACTTTTTGTCCCAGTTAGCGTACTTTGCGGTGACCGTGATGCGCTCGTGAGCATTGAGTCCAGTCGTGCCTTGGCAAGGCATTTTCAAACTGAATTAATTGTATTGGCCTATTGTGGCCATGATGCGGCCATCGATGTACCAGCTAAGTTGGCACATTACCTGTTGGCATTGGCGCAGTCGGTTAAGATCCCCAAATCCACTTTACAGGCTGAAACAAGCGTCAAAAATGTTCACATACTGGATGAAGAGCGAAGGCAAGATGAGGCTGGGTTGCTGGAGTGGGATAAAAAGGCGCTATCCAAGGTTGAGTGTGAATAGCGCCGATCCACGTTAAGTTGCGTTGGTCGTTAAGCTTTAGCCACGACGGTTTGACCTATTGGGGTGAGGCTTAACAGTGCCAATTTAATATGTTGGATCCCAAATGGGATGCCGATTATGGTCACAAAGCAGGCGAGGGCATGGGCTAAATGGCCTATGGCTAACCAGATCCCAAAGAGTAAGAACCAAATGATATTGCCTATCATACCAAAGGCGCCGGTGCCTAAATCTTCACGCCCTGTTAGATGGCGGCGATTCATTTGCTCTTGACCGAAGGGCCAGAAGGTCATTTCGCCAATCACAAAACAGGCGCGGCCAAAGGGAATACCGATAATACTAATAAAGCACAAAATACCGGCGAGCCACCAAGCCAGTCCCATCACAAACCCTCCTAGGACAAACCACGCAATATTGAATACTAAGCGTAAAAGCGCCATGGAAAACTCCTTATTATCTTACAGACTTATTTTATTGGCCTACGGCTTGGGAAATACCTCTGCCACCACCGAGCGTTAATTTGATATTGCGAGAATTGTGCCAGTTATTTTGTTCTTAATAATCAGTCTATTGTCTTGTTTTTGTTGAGTGCTGATTGTGAGTTTCACCAAAAAGTCGTGAAATTACTAACTTCTTAAGGGCATGTTTTATAAAGGGGCTTTATACCAATCACATTAAATATCTAATCAGTTCAGAGCCTCACAGGCATCTCAATCCAAGGCGCATTGACGCAGAAATGGTCATTCCCTTTTAAGTCAATGCAACACGGGAGTGGGGTGCCTGTGTGGCTCCCGAAGGGCGGCTGACGTTCACTACATGGCAACGCGCTTTATACTGCGTTCAAGGCTTTCGACAGAGCACCATTATGCCTTCAAGCCTTCGCCTTGTCTAAAGCGCGTTGAACTCCCGCTGAATGAACAGATATTTAATACGATTGGTATTACACTAGCCCATACCTTTGAGAGACCAAGACGTTTATTGTTTGAGTGCACCTATGTTTGCTAATACCCCTGTCGAAAAGATGTTTTTTGCTGGCCGTGATATTTTTCTAAAACGTGATGATTTATTGCATCCGGCCTTTAGTGGTAATAAGGCCCGTAAGTTTGCCTATTTTTTAGCACACGAATTTGCTGGCATTAAAAAAGTGATTGGTCACGGTTCACCACAGGCTAACTCCCTTTATTCGCTCTCGGCCCTTGCAAAAATCAAAGGCTGGCAGTGTGATTATTATGTCGATCATATCGCTAGTCATATCCTTAACAACCCTTCGGGAAATTATGCTGCAGCTGTGGCGAATGGCACTAATATCATCGATTTGAGTCAGTTAGGGGGCAGATCTACCCCGGATACGACTATTCGGTGCCAAGGGTATATCGAACAGCAGGTATTACCCAATGAACCTGCAGCACTTTTTATCCCCGAAGGCGGACGCTGTAGTTACGCCGAATATGGCGTGAGCATACTTGCAAACGAGATAGTCATGTGGTCAAAAACGCATAACATCTCAGATTTAAAGGTGTTTTTACCCTCGGGAACGGGGACTACCGCGCTGTTTTTAAATCAGTATTTTATTCGGCAACAGACGGATATTCGTGTCGTTACCTGTGCAGTTGTTGGCGGGGATGCCTATCTGAGACAACAGTTTACTATGCTGAATCCAGATTTAAGTGAACACCCACAGATAGTGAATGTGGGCAAGAAATACCACTTTGGTAAACTTTATGCTGAGTTTTATGCCATGTGGCAGCGGGTCTGCGCCTCAGGGGTGCAGTTTGAGCTGCTCTACGATCCCTTAGGGTTCATTGTGCTTGAGGATTATTTACAAGGCTGTGGTTCTAGTCCTGTGATGTATATCCACCAAGGTGGGTTGTTTGGTAATGACACTATGCTGCCGCGTTACCGGCGTAAATTTGCGAGTGATATTTAAGAAGGCTGCGCAATAAAACGCGCATATATTTTTAGGGTACTAGGTGATTTCTTTTCAGGATCTTATAGGTTCGAAGGCTCATTTTTTCGAGATTTTTTAAGTCCAATAAACTCGGATCGGATTCGCTATACTGCCAGTAGCTTATTTCTGCATCGAGCATTTCAAGCATTTTTTTCGAGCAACCTAAACATTCTCCCTGGCACATTTGCGCCTCATCCAAATGAAATGGAATACGCTGTTTAATTACGCTAATCATGTTTTGCATAGCGACTTTGGTGTTGGGTTTTGGCATGACTCAGCGTTGAATGGGGGTTTTGGGGGGGAATATTAGTGGATGCGAAAATGAAAAAAGGTGATCTAAATCTAATATACACATTTGGTTCGGCAGATATCTGTGTGAGTAAGATATAGCCAGAACCAAATGAGTTGCGTCAAAGAGACGTAGTGGGATAGCAAGGCGTGACATTTAGCTATCGGCTGCTTAAGTTATCGGTACGGCGAGGAAAATGGAAACCGAATTAACCTAATTTAAGCAAGCGGTATTACAGTATTAATTTGACTTATTTGTTTGCTGACAATAACCATTTCATAAAGCTAATGGCTTCTGTGCGCTTCGAAAAAGTCTGTCTGTTTTTACCTTGTCTATCGGTAAAAGCAATAGAGGTTTTGTTTACTGAGATTGAATCAACAGGGAAGTTCACTGTGATTTCATGTCCGTTAATTTTGTATGACATAAGCCACACTCCTTTTATTTAATTCACCCTTAGGTGAGAGAGTTATAACAATAAAATATCCTTAGCAACAGTGCGAAAGATGGTTCTAATAGTGTCGAGGTTACCCCATCTCTTAACGGTTGAGCAAGAGATGACTTATCGATAATTAATGTATCTCATCGATTATGTCAATGGATTCACTCAATTAAACCAGTTGAACATAGCTTAATGACAAGACTATGACAGCAATAAATTTAATAAGTTCATTAGACAAAATCAAATACTGTTAGCACTAATTGATTGAGTTTACGGGGTTTTGCTTGTAGTAGGCTTTCTTCGTGAGGACCAAGGTTTGATACATATCGATCAAACTGGATTAAAAAGGTAACAACAAGGTGGATCTCAAAACGAAGCGCAGTATATCAGCAAAATTCACTTAAGCAAGTTTATTTTTTACCCAGAGAGATTATAAATTGCGACATATTAAACTTATGTTAACAATTTTAACCCATTTGTCGGGTAAACATAAAAAATAAGGCCGTTAGCGCTTCAGTTTTAGCGTTAATAAATCAGTTCACCTATAGGGTTAAGTAGCTTACTCAGGCCCTTAGTGAAATGCAGGGGAGCATCTAATACCGTGTAACATAAGCAACCTGTTTTTGTTTTTGGGGCATGATGGGTTTGATGGTCTAATAAAATAAAATCCCCAGGGACATATTCACCGTTAATATCGGTAAATTCACCCGCAAGTAGTAGGGTTAGCTCATATCCTTTATGGGTATGTTGAGGTATTTCCCCAAGTGCATCTATGTGTAATAAACTGGCGCGGGTGTTTAATTCGTCCACATCGAAGCGCATGCGGCTGACTTTGCCAAGTTGTTGCCATGGACGGGTTAAATGCTGGCGAAATACCGCTGGAATATTGTAGATTGCCGTTTTTATTGACAGCGATATAGGTGAATAGCTAAGCGTAATATTCGCCTCTGGCTGACTAAAAATATGTGCCAACATGGCTTGTAACTCATCTGGAAGCGGATCCGCCACTAAGGTCATGTCCGTCTGGGATGCTGTTATTACATCCTCATTGCTTTGTGCGTTCAACACCTGTTGAGCCTGCTGTTCGGTCAATGCTGCGACAATAGCGGCGCATTTATCACACAGACTACAGTGGGCCGATATCGCAATAGCCATAGAGAGTGGGAGTTCACCCTTTGCATGGGCAAGCAGTAGCGCTTCCTGTGGATGATGTTTAATCATTATGTGTCTCCAAAAAGCTTTTTAGCTTCTCTAACCCCAGTCGTAGGCGGGATTTGATCGTGCCAATGGGGACATTTAAGGTGTCTGCTAACTCTTGCTGGGTGAGTTCCTGCATATAAATGCCCTGTACCACTTGGCGCTGAGTGAGGGGAAGGGCATCCACATGTTCGAGTAGTTTTGCGGTAAGTTTATGATCGGGCTGTATCTCTTGGCTTACCGTATC from Shewanella putrefaciens includes these protein-coding regions:
- a CDS encoding pyridoxal-phosphate dependent enzyme produces the protein MFANTPVEKMFFAGRDIFLKRDDLLHPAFSGNKARKFAYFLAHEFAGIKKVIGHGSPQANSLYSLSALAKIKGWQCDYYVDHIASHILNNPSGNYAAAVANGTNIIDLSQLGGRSTPDTTIRCQGYIEQQVLPNEPAALFIPEGGRCSYAEYGVSILANEIVMWSKTHNISDLKVFLPSGTGTTALFLNQYFIRQQTDIRVVTCAVVGGDAYLRQQFTMLNPDLSEHPQIVNVGKKYHFGKLYAEFYAMWQRVCASGVQFELLYDPLGFIVLEDYLQGCGSSPVMYIHQGGLFGNDTMLPRYRRKFASDI
- a CDS encoding ChrR family anti-sigma-E factor, with translation MIKHHPQEALLLAHAKGELPLSMAIAISAHCSLCDKCAAIVAALTEQQAQQVLNAQSNEDVITASQTDMTLVADPLPDELQAMLAHIFSQPEANITLSYSPISLSIKTAIYNIPAVFRQHLTRPWQQLGKVSRMRFDVDELNTRASLLHIDALGEIPQHTHKGYELTLLLAGEFTDINGEYVPGDFILLDHQTHHAPKTKTGCLCYTVLDAPLHFTKGLSKLLNPIGELIY
- a CDS encoding EVE domain-containing protein — translated: MNYWLMKSEPDEFSIDDLKACPNQTEAWFGIRNYQARNFMRDAMQIGDKVFFYHSSCKVPGIVGIAEVVTQAYPDSSAFDPDSKYFDPKSDPAKPRWLRVDIRFVEKFNDIIPLSLIKSLPQLSDMYLVSKGSRLSIQPVTAEQWQAVLMLTRQ
- a CDS encoding M14 family metallopeptidase; the encoded protein is MDKLPFELDTLQQLIDTHHLKLQYQILADIPFRNEHFPLYSVELGVIAEPCPTVLFVGGVHGVERIGAQVILALLNSLLQRLVWDKHLQQLLSGIRLAFVPVVNPVGLFLGTRGNGNQVDLMRNAPIDSAEKVSFMVGGQRLSPRLPWFRGIGGMELETAGVVAYVQQLLKRSTSLISLDAHSGFGLTDHIWFPYAHTRAAFENAHFIFHLKQLFEISYPHHGHYRLAPQSQFYRTHGDIWDYLYCQHQGEMSNAAVPFLPLTLEMGSWAWIKKNPRQIFNFAGFFNPQKTHRHHRILRRHTVLMQFLMEAAYAKELEQLSSERLAELAQSAQHFWYREAKS
- a CDS encoding alpha/beta fold hydrolase produces the protein MTTWVLLRGLMRDQRHWHGFDQRLRQKGLRVLTPDLPGNGRLTHITSPLNIADYAAAVWQQIDEHCSEAEPFYLLGLSMGGMLAMEMARQRPWQIKQVFILNSSAANLSTWFQRFNPIHAVKAIFLRKKGKDLNAIESSIVRLTSFRHRNDRQLIAHWSQLRRASCPSLSNTWRQLWAALIYQCPATLFVPVSVLCGDRDALVSIESSRALARHFQTELIVLAYCGHDAAIDVPAKLAHYLLALAQSVKIPKSTLQAETSVKNVHILDEERRQDEAGLLEWDKKALSKVECE
- a CDS encoding DUF6508 domain-containing protein, encoding MVTSTMSTTSTMTSDCGLYTKYLKDLTAGDVSLHHDRMLEFINDLTTQGWLLANFTWDYWYNNSYLVDKPAYIRDASIAQCKLLLTAMTRLEVFSPGVLENMRRQGILLAIVERLQSLNVSKSDTHFEFISR
- a CDS encoding AMP-binding protein, which encodes MSVSTRQASDSLKPAPLKYSEFRGGTTPELVDKTIGQYLDDIAKAYPDQLAVVVHHQDVRWNYRQYLAQIDSLATGLLKLGIKSGDRVGIWSPNNIEWCLTQYATAKIGAIMVCINPAYRPEELQYALTNVGCRALICADRFKSSNYLEMLYQLAPELTTCPAGKLQAKAVPELEFVIRMGAEKSVGMLNFDDLIVDVTAADRIMLKSIAKELSPFDAINIQFTSGTTGSPKGATLSHHNILNNGYLVAEAMKFTCHDKLCIPVPLYHCFGMVLGNLVCLAKGAAAVFPGESFDPLTTLQVVENERCTALHGVPTMFIAELEHPEFARFDLRSLRTGVMAGATCPEEVMRRVQNLMYMQEVLIGYGQTECSPLNHITEIDSPVEKRVLTVGRALPHTEVKIVDEFGEVLPINQPGEVCSRGYCIMQCYWNDPDKTAATIDSEGWLHSGDIGQMDEQGYVQIVGRIKDMIIRGGENIYPREIEEKLYTHKDVQDAAVFGVQSDKYGEEVCAWIKVRSGASISEADIRHFLTEKFAYFKVPRYIKFVEQYPMTVTGKIQKFKMRELMYQELHQDING
- a CDS encoding YccF domain-containing protein; translated protein: MALLRLVFNIAWFVLGGFVMGLAWWLAGILCFISIIGIPFGRACFVIGEMTFWPFGQEQMNRRHLTGREDLGTGAFGMIGNIIWFLLFGIWLAIGHLAHALACFVTIIGIPFGIQHIKLALLSLTPIGQTVVAKA
- a CDS encoding substrate-binding periplasmic protein, whose amino-acid sequence is MVRWCVALLCQALFFIGLSMTPARADTLVLTSLLWPPYSGQQLAQQGASIAVTRAALKVMGHELKVDFYPWSRAVKLASMPSGDYQGYLPEYYYDTEKFVFSSSIGTSPLGLVEQTSHPISWHYVADLNRYTLGVVKDYVNTDVLDSMIVSGAQAVEAVTSDEHNIKKVAAGRIDAAVIDVNVLQYLLKQKTLQPLADKLQINRQLLANKQLYIAFRNNDEGRRWRDIVDRGLAQIDAEALANDLLYHDDAVTE